From Elusimicrobiaceae bacterium:
TCCTACCCGCTGGCGTTTGCCGTCAGCGGCGTTACCTATATAATAACCGGGCTGATTGTGCTGTATGCCATTGACGACGCGCGCGGACAGGTTCTGCGGTCCGCCAATTTTCGCGATATGCTGAGCGAGCTTAAAAACCGCCGGTTCGCGGCGTATTGCTTTTACGCCTTCCTGCTGGGCATCGTGATGGCGCAGCTGGTGGTGGGAATTTCGCTGTTCGCGATGAAATACCGGGGGTTTTCGCAAAGCGGCATTGGCCTGCTGTTTTCGGTGAACGGGCTGATTGTGGTTGTGCTCCAGCATCCGGCGGTGCTGTTTCTTGAACGGTTTCGCATAACCAGCGGGGTGCTGGCGGGCTGTCTGCTTTACGCGGCCGGTTATGTGATAGTGGGGTACGGCGCGGTTTACGGCGCCATGCTGGCGGGCGTAGTAATATTCTCGCTGGGCGAAATAGCCGTTTCTCCGGGCCTTAGCGCGCTGGCCGCCAACATGGCCCCGCCCCGGCATAAGGGCCGTTACCTTGGAATGCAGGGTGTCATGCGCCAGGCCGGGGGCGCGCTGGGCGTATTCCTGGGCGGAACCGGGCTTGAATACATAACGCCGTACTGGCTGGAGGGCATGTGGGTGCTGGTGGGTGTTATCGCGCTGGTTTCAGGGCTGGGGTTCCACAGCCTGCGTCATCGTCTTGCAATGCTGGAAAACGGGATGACCGGCAAAAATTCTGTACCCGAACCGCCTCCGGAACTGAATTAGCACGAGCGTTGCCTTGCCGCGGCTGAAAGACGAAAACTCATTTTGTTTGAGGATTAGAGGATTATATGAACGAAAAAAAATCCAGTCCGCTTGAAACTATGGGGTTAGCCATTTCCGGCTGGACCGAAAAATGGTTTCCCGATTCGCTGGTGTTCGCGCTGCTGGGCATCGCGGTGACTTTCCTGTTCGGCCTGTGCATAGGCGAAACGCCCGCGCGCATGGCGGTTGAGGGCGGCAAATCGTTCTGGGCGCTGGTGCCGTTCACCATGCAGATGGCGATGACCATCATCGGCGGATACGCGGTGGCCACGTCGCCGCTGGTGAACCGGCTGATCGTGCGGCTTGCCGGTGTGCCGCAAACGCCCAAAACCGAGGTGGCGTTTGTCGCTTTTTTTTAGATGGCTTCCTC
This genomic window contains:
- a CDS encoding MFS transporter, which produces MAVSRRLWILASCNALLAAGYAFSMPFFAIYLASAYDLPLSGIGAFLSFSMLSTAVSLACGGEISDQIGRKKMMLLAVFSRAFSVLGISAAIYFHVHYLWIFALHLLMGLTGNLFTPAADAWIADNVEPRRRVAAFGRMRIGINLGWALGPMAGGFLTAQSYPLAFAVSGVTYIITGLIVLYAIDDARGQVLRSANFRDMLSELKNRRFAAYCFYAFLLGIVMAQLVVGISLFAMKYRGFSQSGIGLLFSVNGLIVVVLQHPAVLFLERFRITSGVLAGCLLYAAGYVIVGYGAVYGAMLAGVVIFSLGEIAVSPGLSALAANMAPPRHKGRYLGMQGVMRQAGGALGVFLGGTGLEYITPYWLEGMWVLVGVIALVSGLGFHSLRHRLAMLENGMTGKNSVPEPPPELN
- a CDS encoding TIGR00366 family protein, with translation MNEKKSSPLETMGLAISGWTEKWFPDSLVFALLGIAVTFLFGLCIGETPARMAVEGGKSFWALVPFTMQMAMTIIGGYAVATSPLVNRLIVRLAGVPQTPKTEVAFVAFF